Proteins from one Thermobifida alba genomic window:
- the zwf gene encoding glucose-6-phosphate dehydrogenase: MPGAVPNPLRSMLDRRLPRIAGPSVLVLFGVTGDLSRKKLLPAIYDLANRGLLPPGFGLVGFARRDWADQDFAQVAHDSVRAHARTPFREDVWRQLSEGVRFVSGELHDDAAFDELAHTVRELDASRGTGGNYAFYLSLPPKLFPTVLTQLKRSGLAEASGDSWRRVVIEKPFGHDLASAQELNALVDDVFPPHSVFRIDHYLGKETVQNLLALRFANTLFEPIWNRSYIDHVQITMAEDIGVGGRAGYYDGIGAARDVIQNHLLQLLALVAMEEPLSFTADAIRAEKVKALSAVRLPEDLAAGTARGQYAAGWQGGARVAGYLEEDGISPDSTTETYAAVKLSVNTRRWAGVPFYLRTGKRLGRRVTEVALVFQPTANQVFDHAATAEQGANSLVIRIQPDEGVTLRFGSKVPGPSMEVRDVSMDFSYGESFTEASPEAYERLILDVLIGDPPLFPHQEEVELSWRILDPIEEFWAKSGRPEPYESGTWGPRSGHELLARDGRQWRRP; encoded by the coding sequence ATGCCGGGGGCGGTCCCCAACCCGTTGCGCAGCATGCTGGACCGGCGGCTACCGCGCATCGCGGGCCCCAGTGTGCTGGTGCTGTTCGGGGTGACCGGCGACCTGTCCCGCAAGAAACTGCTGCCCGCCATCTACGACCTGGCCAACCGGGGCCTGCTGCCGCCCGGCTTCGGCCTGGTCGGCTTCGCCCGCCGCGACTGGGCCGACCAGGACTTCGCGCAGGTCGCCCACGACTCGGTGCGCGCCCACGCGCGCACCCCGTTCCGCGAGGACGTGTGGCGCCAGCTCAGCGAGGGCGTCCGGTTCGTGTCGGGCGAACTGCACGACGACGCCGCGTTCGACGAACTGGCGCACACCGTGCGGGAACTGGACGCCAGCCGCGGCACCGGCGGCAACTACGCGTTCTACCTGTCGCTGCCGCCGAAGCTGTTCCCCACCGTGCTCACCCAGCTGAAGCGGAGCGGGCTCGCAGAGGCCTCCGGCGACTCCTGGCGGCGTGTGGTCATCGAGAAACCCTTCGGCCACGACCTGGCCAGCGCCCAGGAGCTGAACGCCCTCGTCGACGACGTGTTCCCGCCGCACTCGGTGTTCCGCATCGACCACTACCTGGGCAAGGAGACCGTTCAGAACCTGCTGGCGCTGCGGTTCGCCAACACCCTGTTCGAACCGATCTGGAACCGTTCCTACATCGACCACGTGCAGATCACCATGGCCGAGGACATCGGGGTGGGCGGGCGCGCCGGGTACTACGACGGCATCGGTGCGGCGCGCGACGTCATCCAGAACCACCTGCTGCAACTGCTGGCGCTGGTGGCGATGGAGGAACCGCTGTCGTTCACCGCGGACGCGATCCGCGCCGAGAAGGTCAAGGCGCTCTCCGCGGTGCGGCTGCCCGAGGACCTGGCCGCCGGCACGGCGCGCGGCCAGTACGCCGCCGGGTGGCAGGGCGGCGCGCGCGTGGCGGGCTACCTGGAGGAGGACGGCATCTCCCCCGACTCCACCACCGAGACGTACGCGGCGGTGAAACTGAGCGTGAACACGCGCCGCTGGGCGGGCGTGCCGTTCTACCTGCGCACCGGCAAGCGGCTGGGCCGACGGGTCACCGAGGTCGCCCTGGTCTTCCAGCCCACCGCCAACCAGGTGTTCGACCACGCCGCCACCGCGGAACAGGGCGCGAACTCGCTGGTCATCCGGATCCAGCCGGACGAGGGGGTGACGCTGCGGTTCGGCTCCAAGGTGCCGGGCCCCAGCATGGAGGTGCGCGACGTCAGCATGGACTTCAGCTACGGCGAGTCCTTCACCGAGGCCAGCCCCGAGGCGTACGAGCGGCTGATCCTGGACGTGCTCATCGGCGACCCGCCGCTGTTTCCCCACCAGGAGGAGGTGGAGTTGTCGTGGCGCATCCTCGACCCGATCGAGGAGTTCTGGGCCAAGAGCGGCCGCCCCGAACCGTACGAGTCGGGCACCTGGGGTCCCCGTTCCGGTCACGAACTGCTGGCCCGCGACGGCCGCCAGTGGCGCAGGCCGTGA
- a CDS encoding glucose-6-phosphate isomerase — protein MSSDQVQAGGLTVTLRGAVRGAAEEALEKLRADRVASRLTAKDATLWGPAAEPEASIRLGWVDLPERSRALLPQITEIARTKRDAGLDRVVLAGMGGSSLAPEVIAASRGARLVTLDTTDAQQVRRAVETDLERTVVVVASKSGGTVETDSHRRAFEQAFTDAGIDPAERIVVVTDPGSPLADLAAERGYPTVLADPNVGGRYSALSAFGLVPSALAGVDVEALLDEAAALAATLAEDTNPALVLGAALGGFGGHDKVVLAGDTPVGLGDWIEQLVAESTGKEGTGLLPVVVEGTDAPGFIPGPDTHLVVYGETAPQAPETADTVVTGPLGAQFLAWEYATAVAGRLLGINPFDQPNVQESKDNTRALLELSNSGTLPVGAPLLTDGAVEVHASEAAALTDAKDLAAVLQALLRSVPEDGYLAVMAYLDRDAAGDGHAAALRSGLAALTPRPVTFGWGPRFLHSTGQYHKGGPANGVFVQITGDVADDLAIAGKPYSFSRLQLAQALGDFNALAERGRPTVRLHLRDRAAGLEELTRALGALRA, from the coding sequence TTGAGCAGCGATCAGGTACAGGCCGGGGGCCTCACCGTCACCCTGCGCGGCGCGGTGCGCGGCGCGGCCGAGGAGGCGCTGGAGAAGCTGCGGGCCGACCGGGTGGCGTCCCGGCTCACCGCCAAGGACGCCACCCTGTGGGGGCCCGCGGCCGAACCGGAGGCGTCGATCCGGCTGGGCTGGGTGGACCTGCCGGAGCGCTCGCGGGCCCTGCTGCCGCAGATCACCGAGATCGCGCGGACCAAGCGCGACGCCGGACTGGACCGGGTGGTGCTGGCCGGCATGGGCGGGTCCTCCCTGGCCCCCGAGGTGATCGCCGCCAGCCGCGGAGCCCGACTGGTCACCCTGGACACCACCGACGCCCAGCAGGTGCGCCGCGCGGTCGAGACCGACCTGGAGCGCACGGTCGTGGTGGTCGCCTCCAAGAGCGGCGGCACCGTGGAGACCGACAGCCACCGCCGCGCCTTCGAGCAGGCCTTCACCGATGCCGGCATCGACCCGGCCGAACGGATCGTCGTGGTCACCGACCCGGGCTCGCCGCTGGCCGACCTGGCCGCCGAACGCGGCTACCCCACGGTGCTGGCCGACCCGAACGTCGGCGGCCGCTACAGCGCGCTCAGCGCGTTCGGGCTGGTGCCCAGCGCGCTGGCCGGGGTGGACGTCGAGGCGCTGCTGGACGAGGCCGCCGCCCTCGCCGCGACCCTCGCCGAGGACACCAACCCGGCCCTGGTGCTGGGCGCGGCCCTGGGCGGCTTCGGCGGCCACGACAAGGTGGTGCTGGCCGGAGACACCCCGGTGGGCCTGGGCGACTGGATCGAGCAGCTGGTCGCCGAGTCCACCGGCAAGGAGGGCACGGGCCTGCTGCCGGTGGTCGTGGAGGGCACCGACGCCCCCGGGTTCATCCCCGGCCCCGACACGCACCTGGTGGTCTACGGCGAGACCGCCCCGCAGGCGCCCGAGACCGCCGACACGGTCGTGACGGGCCCGCTCGGCGCCCAGTTCCTCGCCTGGGAGTACGCCACCGCGGTGGCGGGCCGCCTGCTCGGCATCAACCCGTTCGACCAGCCCAACGTGCAGGAGTCCAAGGACAACACCAGGGCCCTGCTGGAACTGTCGAACAGCGGCACGCTGCCCGTCGGCGCCCCGCTGCTCACCGACGGCGCGGTCGAGGTGCACGCCTCCGAGGCCGCCGCGCTGACCGACGCCAAGGACCTGGCCGCGGTGCTGCAGGCCCTGCTGCGGTCGGTCCCCGAGGACGGCTACCTCGCGGTGATGGCCTACCTCGACCGTGACGCCGCCGGCGACGGGCACGCCGCCGCGCTGCGTTCCGGCCTGGCCGCGCTCACCCCGCGCCCGGTGACGTTCGGGTGGGGGCCGCGGTTCCTGCACTCCACCGGGCAGTACCACAAGGGCGGCCCCGCCAACGGGGTGTTCGTGCAGATCACCGGGGACGTCGCCGACGACCTCGCGATCGCGGGCAAGCCGTACTCGTTCTCCCGGCTGCAGCTGGCCCAGGCGTTGGGCGACTTCAACGCGCTGGCCGAACGCGGCCGTCCCACCGTCCGACTGCACCTGCGCGACCGGGCGGCGGGCCTGGAGGAACTGACCCGGGCGCTGGGCGCACTGCGCGCCTAG
- the tal gene encoding transaldolase — MGSPLQQLSDSGVAVWLDDISRQRLRSGGLAALIAERNVVGVTSNPTIFAKALAEGDAYDAQLRDLAVRGVSVEEAVRAITAYDIRWGADVLRPVYEASGGVDGRVSLEVDPRLARDTERTLAEARALWWLVDRPNLMIKIPATVEGLPAITAALAEGISVNVTLIFSLERYRAVMEAFLDGLEQAREAGRDLSTIHSVASFFVSRVDTEVDARLSKIATEEAVALRGKTALANARLAYAAYEEVFSGRRWAELAAAGARPQRPLWASTGVKDPELPDTLYVTELVAPGTVNTMPQATLEAVADHGQITGDTVRGGYEAARAHLDAVAAVGVSLDDVVEKLEVEGVDKFVTSWEELLERVAQQLASHG; from the coding sequence ATGGGCAGCCCACTTCAGCAGCTCTCCGACTCGGGCGTGGCCGTCTGGCTGGACGACATCAGCCGGCAGCGGCTGCGCAGCGGCGGTCTCGCCGCGCTGATCGCGGAACGCAACGTCGTGGGGGTCACCTCCAACCCCACGATCTTCGCCAAGGCCCTGGCCGAGGGCGACGCCTACGACGCCCAGCTGCGCGACCTGGCGGTGCGCGGGGTGTCGGTGGAGGAGGCGGTGCGCGCCATCACCGCCTACGACATCCGCTGGGGCGCGGACGTGCTGCGCCCGGTCTACGAGGCCAGCGGCGGCGTGGACGGCCGCGTGTCGCTGGAGGTCGACCCCAGGCTGGCGCGCGACACCGAGCGGACCCTCGCCGAGGCGCGGGCCCTGTGGTGGCTGGTGGACCGCCCCAACCTGATGATCAAGATCCCCGCGACGGTCGAGGGCCTGCCCGCCATCACCGCGGCCCTGGCCGAGGGCATCAGCGTCAACGTGACCCTGATCTTCTCGCTGGAGCGCTACCGGGCGGTGATGGAGGCGTTCCTGGACGGCCTGGAGCAGGCCCGTGAGGCGGGCCGCGACCTGTCGACCATCCACTCGGTGGCGTCGTTCTTCGTCAGCCGGGTGGACACCGAGGTGGACGCGAGGCTGTCGAAGATCGCCACCGAGGAGGCGGTGGCGCTGCGCGGCAAGACCGCGCTGGCCAACGCCCGGCTGGCCTACGCCGCCTACGAGGAGGTCTTCTCCGGTCGGCGGTGGGCCGAGCTGGCGGCGGCCGGGGCGCGTCCGCAGCGTCCGCTGTGGGCGTCCACCGGTGTGAAGGACCCGGAACTGCCGGACACCCTGTACGTGACCGAACTGGTCGCGCCGGGCACGGTGAACACGATGCCCCAGGCCACCCTGGAGGCGGTGGCCGACCACGGCCAGATCACCGGTGACACGGTGCGCGGCGGCTACGAGGCTGCGCGCGCCCACCTGGACGCGGTGGCGGCGGTCGGCGTGTCCCTGGACGACGTGGTGGAGAAGCTGGAAGTCGAGGGCGTCGACAAGTTCGTCACGTCCTGGGAGGAGTTGCTGGAGCGGGTCGCCCAGCAGCTCGCCTCCCACGGCTGA